A stretch of the Vulcanisaeta souniana JCM 11219 genome encodes the following:
- a CDS encoding HAD family hydrolase encodes MVIKAIVLDLDMTLVNTLPKFLVLLRECAAKYGKNLSGDINELLSIYYRDPSLSELLGDLSRNFWFWHDCWLQYSTRKDYGKVFPGVLGSLRLLRSMGKRLLIATGRELECWRMQDELRYYGFTELIDGCVSLGDLGPGHNKYDLVKKAVEMLRLLPNVVAYVTDHPRDIVVVNGLGTINIGVATWVKEFPATRYVIGSVAELPHLITALDGAFY; translated from the coding sequence ATGGTGATCAAGGCCATTGTACTGGACCTAGATATGACACTCGTGAATACACTACCCAAATTCCTGGTTCTATTGAGGGAGTGCGCGGCTAAGTATGGTAAGAACCTAAGTGGGGATATCAATGAATTACTTAGTATTTACTACAGGGATCCATCATTAAGTGAGTTACTTGGTGATTTATCACGAAATTTTTGGTTCTGGCACGACTGTTGGCTTCAGTACTCAACCAGAAAGGATTACGGGAAAGTATTTCCCGGAGTCCTTGGTTCCCTGAGACTTCTTCGTAGTATGGGCAAGAGATTGCTCATAGCCACTGGAAGGGAACTGGAGTGTTGGCGTATGCAGGATGAGTTGAGGTACTACGGGTTCACGGAGTTAATAGATGGCTGTGTGTCTCTTGGTGATTTAGGCCCAGGGCATAACAAGTATGATTTGGTGAAGAAGGCTGTTGAAATGCTTAGGTTATTACCTAACGTTGTTGCTTACGTGACTGACCATCCCAGGGACATCGTGGTGGTTAATGGTTTAGGTACAATAAACATAGGAGTCGCCACTTGGGTTAAGGAGTTCCCAGCCACTAGGTACGTGATAGGTAGCGTGGCCGAGTTACCCCACCTTATTACTGCGCTTGATGGAGCCTTTTATTGA
- a CDS encoding Ig-like domain repeat protein, which yields MMITLLIMHTILMMLADPPTPFTVTSATWYYGTYPETISNNTQIYTGVGINSTISIDINNNLPTPINITYALSIGRKSTQGIVELQPGNNTLSITAPGLGQGNYNATLVLGSLGYSVSYYFTVYSVIPSISISAVSSTLYSGVPQIVTIRVVSTSPIPITSALIAVSGTNATVSTGVFTIKPPSNTSVTVTPGPYTLNTAALSFRISYTDAGGYSWTANETLTFTVIPTPVTIVLSAQSNKVNYGNYLPISIQVSTPVGPLQNQQLSVYVDNNYVTTVTTNSQGTTQYILPVNYGIGYHTLTVLFTNTTYFQEASANYTFFVLPGTVYIIAYVNNTNITYGNAVSIYVKLSPPISGGTLTISYVINGSSSVIGSYTPVNGSVNATWIPPQASTYLILIYYVNSPNYLPSSTNLTLTVKKAPCSLSIAVNGTPEVLHEITVISYMNPAIINTQLNIQVTPSSGIPMSGAIYVNTSGMSEYTFTPETPGNYTITVSWPGNINYQSCSATKSLSIGRASLSLSVNESNNLIAAGGHVLFSISLTTDIPINYVNGNITITISSSNKTISTYEIPITGNYIRGSIPFNAPGNYRVLIYYPGNEYVKPSTYGPYYVVVMPGLLGIPWYMLLAYLAPMAIGAVTGIMVNKRLHQAQ from the coding sequence ATGATGATAACCCTCTTAATAATGCACACAATATTGATGATGCTTGCGGATCCACCAACACCATTTACTGTAACCAGTGCCACGTGGTATTACGGAACATACCCAGAAACTATAAGTAATAATACGCAGATATACACCGGCGTCGGTATAAATAGTACAATATCAATAGACATAAACAATAACCTACCTACGCCAATAAACATAACATATGCACTAAGCATAGGGCGCAAAAGCACGCAAGGCATAGTTGAGCTACAACCCGGGAACAATACGCTTAGTATAACAGCACCTGGCCTTGGGCAGGGCAATTACAATGCAACACTGGTGTTAGGATCGCTGGGTTATTCCGTGAGTTATTACTTCACGGTGTACTCAGTGATCCCAAGTATAAGTATTAGTGCCGTGTCCAGTACGCTATACAGTGGTGTACCACAGATAGTGACAATCAGGGTGGTAAGCACAAGCCCCATACCAATAACCTCGGCATTAATTGCCGTGTCCGGAACCAATGCTACAGTGAGTACCGGCGTCTTCACTATAAAACCTCCATCAAACACGAGCGTCACCGTGACGCCTGGACCATACACGCTGAATACAGCAGCGCTTAGCTTCAGGATAAGCTATACGGATGCTGGAGGTTATAGTTGGACCGCCAATGAAACCCTAACATTTACAGTAATACCAACACCAGTAACAATAGTGCTAAGCGCCCAATCCAACAAGGTTAATTACGGTAATTACCTGCCAATATCAATCCAGGTATCAACGCCAGTAGGTCCACTACAGAACCAACAGTTGAGTGTGTATGTTGATAATAATTATGTGACTACCGTAACAACGAATAGTCAGGGAACCACTCAATACATACTACCTGTGAATTACGGTATTGGCTACCATACATTAACAGTTTTATTCACAAACACTACCTACTTCCAAGAGGCCTCTGCGAATTACACATTCTTTGTATTACCGGGCACAGTCTACATAATAGCCTACGTAAATAACACAAACATTACCTATGGAAACGCCGTGAGCATATACGTAAAGTTATCACCGCCAATCTCCGGAGGCACACTAACCATAAGTTATGTGATTAACGGCTCCTCATCGGTAATAGGCAGTTACACACCCGTAAATGGCAGTGTTAATGCTACATGGATACCACCACAGGCAAGCACATACCTAATACTGATCTACTACGTAAACTCCCCAAACTACCTACCGAGTTCCACAAACCTCACGCTAACCGTTAAAAAGGCACCTTGCTCTTTGTCGATTGCGGTTAATGGAACCCCAGAGGTCCTGCATGAAATTACGGTAATAAGTTACATGAACCCAGCAATCATAAATACGCAATTAAATATTCAAGTAACGCCAAGCAGCGGCATCCCAATGAGCGGGGCGATCTACGTAAATACAAGCGGCATGAGCGAATATACATTCACACCAGAAACACCGGGTAATTACACAATAACTGTTTCATGGCCCGGAAACATTAATTACCAATCATGCAGCGCAACAAAAAGTCTAAGCATAGGAAGAGCATCCTTAAGCCTCTCTGTAAATGAGAGCAATAACCTGATTGCCGCTGGTGGTCATGTCCTGTTTAGTATAAGTCTTACGACGGATATACCGATTAATTACGTTAATGGAAACATAACGATAACCATAAGTAGCAGTAATAAAACCATTAGTACCTATGAAATACCCATCACGGGTAATTACATAAGGGGTTCAATACCATTCAATGCACCGGGTAATTACAGGGTCCTTATTTATTATCCAGGTAATGAATACGTGAAGCCAAGTACCTACGGGCCCTACTACGTAGTAGTTATGCCAGGCCTACTGGGAATACCTTGGTACATGTTACTTGCATACCTTGCACCAATGGCGATTGGCGCCGTCACGGGTATTATGGTCAATAAAAGGCTCCATCAAGCGCAGTAA
- a CDS encoding tRNA (N(6)-L-threonylcarbamoyladenosine(37)-C(2))-methylthiotransferase — protein sequence MDNKFTVVTFGCWLNKADSDLVITKLKLLGWEYVEDIDSADTIVINTCAVREEAERNELKLLAELSKKYPSKRIIVTGCLTRVRPAAIRESSPNAVIVTSHGVESIDEIVGGGDNVYVYDDRPMKYLPNYYPELHGHRYVVPIQVGCLGNCSFCVTKIGRMGFGKVRSYDKHDLINAIKRAVNSGAREVYLTGQEISAYGRDKGYDLVDLLEELLREIDGRFMVRLGMMEPLELSRILDGLLDIVKSDWRVYRFFHIPVQSGSDRILTLMKRKYSASFFRDIVTRIRRVFPDATIVTDVIVGFPGETDDDFWASVRLIEELGIDKVNLARYSRRPFTEAAYMEQVPEQVKKERSKVATEIFSKVSLERNKPFIGREMWGIASEVDFRGENYIVRSYNYKPIAVKRVDIGAFVKARIIDATPHRLIGELLASEELGIRYRVDFRISEGLDLMS from the coding sequence ATGGATAATAAGTTCACTGTGGTGACATTTGGTTGCTGGTTGAATAAGGCGGATAGTGACCTAGTGATCACCAAGCTTAAGTTGTTGGGTTGGGAATACGTTGAGGACATTGATTCGGCAGACACTATTGTCATAAATACTTGCGCCGTTAGGGAAGAGGCGGAGAGGAATGAATTGAAGCTTTTGGCAGAATTGAGCAAGAAATACCCAAGCAAGAGGATTATCGTTACTGGCTGCCTAACGAGGGTTAGACCAGCGGCGATAAGGGAGTCCTCGCCCAATGCAGTGATTGTCACATCACATGGTGTGGAATCCATAGATGAGATAGTGGGGGGTGGTGATAATGTGTATGTTTACGATGATAGGCCCATGAAGTACCTGCCCAACTATTATCCCGAGCTTCACGGACATAGGTATGTTGTACCAATACAGGTTGGTTGCCTGGGTAATTGTAGCTTCTGCGTTACTAAGATTGGCAGGATGGGCTTCGGCAAGGTGAGAAGTTATGATAAGCATGACTTAATTAATGCCATAAAGAGGGCCGTTAACAGTGGTGCACGGGAGGTGTACTTAACCGGGCAGGAAATCAGTGCGTATGGTCGTGACAAGGGTTATGACTTGGTTGATCTACTTGAGGAGTTATTGAGGGAGATTGATGGTAGGTTCATGGTTAGGTTGGGCATGATGGAGCCCCTTGAGCTAAGTCGCATACTCGATGGATTACTTGACATAGTGAAGTCCGATTGGCGTGTGTATAGGTTCTTCCATATTCCCGTGCAGAGCGGTAGTGACCGTATACTAACCCTTATGAAAAGGAAGTACTCAGCCAGTTTCTTTAGGGATATTGTGACGAGGATTAGGAGGGTTTTTCCCGATGCCACGATAGTCACCGACGTCATTGTTGGCTTTCCCGGTGAAACCGATGATGATTTCTGGGCCAGTGTGAGACTAATTGAGGAGTTGGGCATTGACAAGGTTAACCTGGCCAGGTATAGCCGTAGACCCTTCACTGAGGCAGCGTATATGGAGCAAGTGCCTGAGCAGGTTAAGAAGGAGAGGAGTAAGGTAGCTACGGAGATCTTTAGCAAAGTGTCGCTGGAAAGGAATAAACCGTTTATTGGTAGGGAGATGTGGGGTATTGCCAGTGAGGTGGATTTTAGGGGCGAGAATTACATTGTTCGTTCTTATAACTATAAACCCATAGCCGTGAAAAGAGTGGACATCGGCGCATTCGTAAAGGCTAGGATTATAGATGCAACGCCCCATAGGTTAATTGGCGAACTCCTGGCGTCTGAGGAATTGGGCATTAGGTATAGGGTTGATTTCAGGATCTCCGAAGGCCTTGACTTAATGTCTTAA
- a CDS encoding substrate-binding domain-containing protein, which translates to MGKPKYRIEVVLEKDGRVLMDDITAKLLEALEKRGSLLSVVRDLGLPYSRAWELINKLENGLEVKVVNPRRGHRGGMALTAEGTELIGTYRAIRRRYSWNPDGTVCDTVYAGSDDCIVRDVINEMRNEGYCIDAHWVGSMGGLNMVMNGLADIAGIHLIDPASGEYNAPFMEMLGAWDETVLLRGYLRLLGIVHRPYLSIGDLTDILGLRMINRNPGSGTRLAIELLLNGIARNTGYSIDELRKLIKGYNDAVKTHIEVTEKVARGLADYGVAIAGQALSMGLTIRPLTLEEFDIVIARASIDKPTVKEFLRRISHVGPRPGYVMLRNTGEIYSR; encoded by the coding sequence GTGGGCAAGCCTAAGTACAGGATCGAGGTAGTGCTTGAGAAGGATGGAAGGGTGCTGATGGATGATATAACTGCGAAGCTTCTCGAGGCCCTCGAGAAGAGGGGATCCTTATTATCCGTCGTGAGGGATCTTGGACTACCTTATTCAAGGGCGTGGGAGTTGATTAATAAACTCGAAAATGGCCTAGAGGTCAAGGTCGTTAACCCAAGGAGGGGCCATAGGGGAGGGATGGCATTGACCGCTGAAGGAACAGAATTAATAGGTACATATAGGGCAATAAGGAGACGGTATTCATGGAATCCCGACGGTACTGTATGCGATACTGTTTATGCTGGAAGTGACGACTGTATAGTTAGGGATGTAATAAACGAAATGAGAAACGAGGGGTATTGCATTGATGCGCATTGGGTTGGTTCAATGGGTGGATTAAACATGGTCATGAATGGCCTCGCGGATATTGCCGGTATTCACCTAATCGACCCAGCTAGTGGTGAGTATAATGCGCCATTCATGGAAATGCTGGGTGCCTGGGATGAAACGGTACTGCTTAGGGGCTACCTAAGGCTGCTGGGTATTGTGCATAGGCCATACTTAAGCATCGGCGACCTAACAGATATATTGGGTCTCAGGATGATTAATAGAAACCCAGGTTCGGGCACTAGGCTTGCGATAGAATTACTACTTAATGGTATTGCCAGGAATACTGGGTATAGTATTGATGAATTAAGGAAGCTGATAAAGGGCTACAATGATGCGGTAAAGACGCACATAGAGGTCACTGAAAAGGTTGCCAGAGGACTCGCTGATTATGGAGTAGCCATAGCAGGACAGGCACTCAGTATGGGGCTCACAATAAGGCCACTGACCCTTGAGGAATTCGACATAGTAATAGCTAGGGCGAGCATTGATAAGCCTACCGTCAAGGAATTTCTTCGTAGAATAAGCCATGTAGGGCCAAGGCCAGGTTACGTGATGCTTAGGAACACTGGTGAGATTTACTCAAGGTAA